DNA from Aquipuribacter hungaricus:
CACGCCGAGGTCCTCGATCCGGTCCAGGACGACGTTCTCGGCGGCGCTGCCGAGGTCGGTGGAGTCACCGGTGTCGACGACGGCCTGGATCCCGAACTGGTCGATGAGCTCGCGCATGACGCCGTAGGCGGCGGGGTTGTTGTGCACGTCCGAGACCCACAGCACGGCCGTCGTGTCCGGTCCGGGGACGTCGGGCAGCGACCCCAGCGCGCCGTAGAGCTGGGCGACGTTGCCGGTGAGCTCCGCCAGCCGGGCGGAGTAGGCGTCCACGGCGGTGGCCGCGCCCCGGACCCCGCCGACCAGCGCGGGGGCCTGGGCGAGCAGGCCCTCGTACTGCGGCTCCTCCAGCGCCTCGGAGCTGAAGGTCGCGGCGGCCACGCCCGCGGACAGCACGAGCGCGCCGGCCGCGGCCCCGGTGCCGAGCAGGACGGCCCGCCGGTCGCGGAACACCAGCGCGCTCACCAGGGCCGCGGCGGGCAGCACGACGAGGACGCTGCGCCCGGCGAGGCCGAGCACCCCGCTGCGGACGTCGGCGGACATGGTCTCGACCGTCGGCAGCGGACGGCCGCGGCGGATCATCGCGGTGACGGCCTCGACGTCGACGTTGCGGACGTCGGCGCGCAGCTGCAGCGGTCCGGCGTGGGTGCCCATGGTGAGCCGGCCGACGGGGGGCACGTCGACCGCGGTGCCGCCCTCGAACGACAGCCCGAGCGACAGCCGCGCCTCCACCGGGCCCACGTCGGCGCGCACGCCGACGAGGGTGACCAGCGCGGCCGCACCGGCGGCGACGGAGACCACGACGACCGCGAGCAGGCGCAGCGGGCGGTACCGGTCGAGCACCGGCGGCACGTCGCGGGCGTGCCGGTGCCGGTCGAAGGACAGCGCGTGCGGGCTCATCGCCGGCTCCTCGTCGTGGGTGCCTGCCGGTCGGCGTCCTGCCGGGCGAGGGCGGCGAACATCTCGTTGTGCGCGGCCAGGTCGGCCTCGCCGTCCCGGTCGGCGCGGCGGTCGCGGCGGCGGGCCTCGCGGGAGTCGTCGGTCACCCACCGCACGGCCACGAGCACCGCCAGGACGATGGTCGGCACCTCGCCGACGGCCCAGGCCAGGGCGGCGCCGTAGCGCTGGTCGGCCAGCGGGTCCTCGCCCCAGCCGCGGCCGGCCGCGACCGTCTCGAACCAGAACGGCTCGAGCAGCGTCGTGGACCCCATGAGCGTGACGGCGAAGAAGGCGTGGAACGCCATGGTCGCCAGCAGGATGATGAGGCGCAGCGGGTACGGCGTGGGCCGCACGCCGGGGTCGGTGCCGACCAGGGACCAGACGAACAGGTACCCGCTGAGCAGGAAGTGCACGAACATCGCCTCGTGCCCGTAGTGGGTGCTCAGCGCCAGCCCGAACAGGGGCGAGTAGTAGAAGACCATGAGGCTGCCGGTGAAGATGCCGGCCGCGACCACCGGGTGGGTGAGGGTCCGCGACACCGGCGTGTGCAGCCCCCACAGCAGCCACTCCCGCGGCCCGCGCGAGCCGTCGCGCCGCGGCGTGATCGTCCGCAGCGCCAGGGTGACCGGCGCGGCCGGCACGAGCAGCAGCGGCGCCACCATGCTCATGCTCATGTGCTGGAGCATGTGGGTGCTGAACAGCACGCGGCCGTAGGTGGCCAGGCCGGAGCTGGTGACCGCGAGGACGACGGCCAGGCCGGTGAGCCACAGCAGCGTGCGCCACAGCGGCCAGCGGTCGCCGCGGCGGTGCAGCCGACGGACGCCGAGCAGGTAGGCCACCGCGAGCCCGGCGGTGACGAGCACCCACAGCAGGTCCGGCCGCCAGAGCGTCACCAGCCGGCCGAGGGTCTGCTCGGGGGGCATCGAGGCGCCGACGAGCACCTCGGCGCTCGACCAGGCCGGGGGCGGCTCGCTGTCCGACACCGGGGGCGTGGTGCCGCTCAGCGCCACCGAGACGCCGGTCGTGGTGGCCATGACGAGCAGCTCGACCACGACCAGGCGCCAGAACGCGCGGGGCCGCTCGGCGCCCAGCGCGGGGAGCAGGGCGCGGCGGTGCCACCAGCCGGCGGCCACGAGCACCGCGACCAGGGCGACCTTGGCCACGAGCAGCAGCCCGTAGCGCGAGCCGAGGTCCGCCGGCCCGGACAGCCGGGTGCTGGCGTTCATCACGCCGGAGAAGGAGACCAGCACGACCGAGGCGAGCGCGAGCCCCGAGAAGCGCGCGACGACGCCCTGCAGCTGCGGACCGCGGAGGACGGGCCGCAGCAGGACGAGCGTGAGCAGCCCGCCGACCCACACCGCCGTGCCCACCAGGTGCAGGCCCATGGCGGTGACCGCGGTCTCGTGGCCCTCGGCGCTGCCGGAGTGCCCGGTCAGGCCGATGGGCAGCAGCGCGGCCAGCGCGAGCGCCGTGGCCAGGGCGGTGCTGCGGGGGCCGGTCGCCGCGGCGGCCACGGTGGTCGCGGCCGCAGCGAGCAGGACGGTGACCAGCAGCGACTGCCCCAGGGAGAAGCCGGTGAGGAAGCCGGCCAGCTGGTCGCCGAAGGCCGGGGCGGTCGGCGGGGTGCCGGACACCGAGGCGTAGGTGAGGACGAGCACGCCGACCGCGGCCAGCGTCC
Protein-coding regions in this window:
- a CDS encoding metallophosphoesterase family protein, with the translated sequence MSPHALSFDRHRHARDVPPVLDRYRPLRLLAVVVVSVAAGAAALVTLVGVRADVGPVEARLSLGLSFEGGTAVDVPPVGRLTMGTHAGPLQLRADVRNVDVEAVTAMIRRGRPLPTVETMSADVRSGVLGLAGRSVLVVLPAAALVSALVFRDRRAVLLGTGAAAGALVLSAGVAAATFSSEALEEPQYEGLLAQAPALVGGVRGAATAVDAYSARLAELTGNVAQLYGALGSLPDVPGPDTTAVLWVSDVHNNPAAYGVMRELIDQFGIQAVVDTGDSTDLGSAAENVVLDRIEDLGVPYLWVRGNHDSATTQNYLSGLSNVTVLDGGDVVEVAGVRWAGVGDPRYTPVKRVAEPSEVGRLELRAAGRRLATALDQQGRRPHVVLVHERPMAEPLFGQVPLVLDGHVHERRERRVDGTLELTLGSSGGAGLRTFDGGDGALPLAMSILHLDPSDGSLVAVDEVTLAGIGRDAVTFQRRSASSLAPEPE
- a CDS encoding cytochrome c oxidase assembly protein — encoded protein: ASDFPAADGPALPAAPPAAGVRGASPASDSPAGTQHRTPVTPLVAGLGVLAALAALVAAVLAPRTVTLLADPGTLTRWGLPAVEGVHHLALALTVGALVMAVLVLPVGSPAAARATQVATGAGAVWTLAAVGVLVLTYASVSGTPPTAPAFGDQLAGFLTGFSLGQSLLVTVLLAAAATTVAAAATGPRSTALATALALAALLPIGLTGHSGSAEGHETAVTAMGLHLVGTAVWVGGLLTLVLLRPVLRGPQLQGVVARFSGLALASVVLVSFSGVMNASTRLSGPADLGSRYGLLLVAKVALVAVLVAAGWWHRRALLPALGAERPRAFWRLVVVELLVMATTTGVSVALSGTTPPVSDSEPPPAWSSAEVLVGASMPPEQTLGRLVTLWRPDLLWVLVTAGLAVAYLLGVRRLHRRGDRWPLWRTLLWLTGLAVVLAVTSSGLATYGRVLFSTHMLQHMSMSMVAPLLLVPAAPVTLALRTITPRRDGSRGPREWLLWGLHTPVSRTLTHPVVAAGIFTGSLMVFYYSPLFGLALSTHYGHEAMFVHFLLSGYLFVWSLVGTDPGVRPTPYPLRLIILLATMAFHAFFAVTLMGSTTLLEPFWFETVAAGRGWGEDPLADQRYGAALAWAVGEVPTIVLAVLVAVRWVTDDSREARRRDRRADRDGEADLAAHNEMFAALARQDADRQAPTTRSRR